The proteins below come from a single Corynebacterium glyciniphilum AJ 3170 genomic window:
- a CDS encoding PucR family transcriptional regulator yields MTEQSVHLSVMSLREALALPAFRDSGVRILHGADKLDRAVRWVHVAESARAGLLLSGGELLLATGSGWNEDAVSRRELISSFQSAGAAALVLEIGQVWAAVPDDVVEACRELDLPLITTGSEIRFIDVSEQVHAALLQQQVSRVEAMQEVAEMFTAMIVDGVPPQQLIVQASRLLGSPLVLEDPAHRMIFHTEGIQPPADLLNEWQSRSRRWESVLGQTGTLTEPTALPGEEGRCIDVTARGTHWGRLIQIGWSESPAGAGHVLRHAATALAVERLGSSRPYTWEDLLNHSVLDRLTGSQFTSTDGMAAVLEASGFRTRNRTLLAIEVRGAVDAARVREITARTGWDVLAARATEHPGRVCAVVSAPSGGDVYTTLAAATPWADAQQGNGVALLVSPVRHDVPGLARAVRALARIPHAAPGITATGTTAVAALMDELSDDVQVRHFGDRLLEPLREHDARHSTDLIQTVRAVVRHPTSRSAAAAELHLSRTSLYSRINTIERLLGADLAQEDTQFALGLALRTMR; encoded by the coding sequence ATGACTGAACAGAGTGTCCATCTGAGTGTGATGTCTCTCCGGGAGGCTCTGGCTCTCCCCGCATTCCGCGACTCCGGCGTACGTATCCTGCATGGTGCCGATAAACTCGACCGCGCCGTGCGGTGGGTCCACGTCGCCGAGTCTGCGCGGGCCGGACTTCTGCTCAGCGGCGGAGAGCTCCTGCTGGCCACCGGCTCCGGGTGGAACGAGGACGCAGTCTCCCGCCGTGAATTGATCAGCTCGTTCCAGAGCGCCGGGGCAGCGGCGCTGGTACTGGAGATCGGACAGGTGTGGGCGGCGGTTCCCGACGATGTTGTCGAGGCCTGCAGAGAGCTGGACCTACCGCTGATCACCACTGGATCGGAGATCAGGTTCATCGATGTCAGCGAGCAGGTGCACGCCGCACTGTTGCAGCAACAGGTGTCCCGGGTCGAGGCGATGCAGGAGGTCGCGGAGATGTTCACCGCAATGATCGTTGACGGCGTTCCCCCGCAACAGCTCATCGTCCAGGCTTCACGCCTGCTCGGTTCCCCGCTGGTGTTGGAGGATCCCGCACACCGGATGATCTTCCACACGGAAGGGATTCAACCGCCTGCCGACCTGCTCAACGAGTGGCAGAGCCGGTCGCGTCGATGGGAGAGCGTTCTCGGGCAGACCGGAACCCTCACCGAACCAACAGCCCTACCGGGTGAGGAGGGCCGATGCATTGATGTCACAGCGCGCGGCACACACTGGGGTCGGCTCATACAGATCGGATGGTCAGAGTCTCCCGCTGGAGCCGGCCATGTGCTACGTCACGCGGCAACGGCTCTGGCAGTCGAGCGTCTCGGCTCTTCGCGTCCGTACACGTGGGAAGATCTCCTGAACCACAGCGTATTGGACAGACTGACAGGCAGTCAGTTCACCTCGACAGACGGCATGGCAGCCGTTCTCGAAGCCAGCGGCTTTCGTACACGGAACCGAACACTACTGGCGATAGAAGTCCGCGGAGCCGTAGACGCCGCACGGGTGCGGGAGATTACCGCGCGGACAGGATGGGACGTTCTCGCGGCCCGGGCGACAGAACACCCGGGCCGGGTGTGTGCGGTGGTATCCGCCCCCTCCGGCGGAGACGTCTACACCACGCTTGCCGCGGCCACCCCATGGGCCGACGCACAGCAGGGCAACGGCGTCGCGCTGCTCGTCTCACCCGTCCGCCACGATGTCCCCGGACTGGCACGTGCGGTGCGCGCCTTGGCCCGGATCCCCCATGCCGCCCCCGGAATCACCGCCACGGGCACCACCGCCGTCGCCGCTCTCATGGACGAGCTCAGTGACGATGTACAGGTTCGTCACTTCGGCGACCGGCTCCTCGAGCCGCTGAGGGAGCACGATGCCAGACACAGCACAGATCTGATCCAGACGGTACGTGCGGTGGTGCGACATCCCACGTCGCGTTCCGCGGCAGCTGCTGAACTGCACCTGTCGCGAACGTCGCTCTACTCCCGCATCAACACAATTGAACGGCTTCTCGGCGCTGATCTCGCCCAGGAAGACACACAGTTTGCCCTGGGCCTTGCCCTCCGGACCATGCGGTGA
- a CDS encoding sodium/glutamate symporter, with amino-acid sequence MEYTPFTLLTDVGWISLLLVIGNLLRRHVPVFRSLLLPSPITAGLLGLLLGPQVLGVIGLSDAMGDYTTLLIALVFAAMPYSMRFDRSVRRGAKTMWSFSTGMFLGQWGVFILLGAVLFQPVWGTEDWFGMMLPVGFVGGFGTAAAVGSSLEAAGATAASSLGFTSATVGTLAAIVGGIIIANWGIRRGKTTELPAALPWDLRSGFIDKLSERPSIGKATTNPSSIEPLALHLGVLVLTVMVAHYITQGISHLFPDVSVPLFAMSFVVGIIGQLLLRAVRKPNYLDKDTVSSLSGASTDYLIAFGIASIVPAAIADYWVPLAILFVLGTGYCVFFCCVVAPRFFGEHWVERGLFGWGWATAAVATGIALLKIVDPKMKSGTMNEYGVAYVGFAPFEIGMTIIAPMAVIAGWTMGLGAASLVLAAAILAAPWVFHWLPHHQHSSRV; translated from the coding sequence GTGGAGTACACCCCGTTCACGCTGCTGACAGATGTCGGTTGGATATCGCTGCTCCTGGTCATCGGTAACCTACTGCGCCGACATGTGCCCGTCTTCCGTTCACTGCTACTGCCCAGTCCCATCACCGCCGGACTCCTGGGCCTGCTCCTCGGGCCACAGGTCCTCGGCGTCATCGGGCTGTCAGACGCCATGGGCGATTACACGACCTTGCTGATCGCGTTGGTCTTCGCCGCCATGCCCTACTCCATGCGTTTCGACCGGTCGGTACGGCGTGGCGCCAAGACAATGTGGTCGTTCTCGACCGGGATGTTCCTGGGTCAATGGGGTGTATTCATCCTCCTGGGAGCCGTACTGTTCCAGCCGGTCTGGGGGACGGAGGACTGGTTCGGCATGATGCTGCCCGTCGGTTTCGTCGGAGGATTCGGGACCGCGGCCGCCGTGGGCTCATCTCTGGAAGCCGCGGGTGCCACAGCCGCAAGTTCGCTGGGTTTCACCTCAGCGACGGTCGGTACGCTTGCCGCGATCGTCGGTGGCATCATCATCGCGAACTGGGGTATCCGCAGGGGAAAAACAACCGAGCTTCCGGCGGCACTGCCATGGGACCTGCGGTCTGGTTTCATCGACAAGCTCAGTGAGCGTCCCTCCATCGGAAAGGCAACGACGAACCCGTCTTCGATCGAACCGTTGGCGCTGCACCTCGGCGTCCTGGTACTTACCGTGATGGTGGCCCACTACATCACCCAGGGGATCTCGCATCTCTTCCCCGATGTGTCAGTGCCACTGTTCGCGATGTCCTTCGTCGTCGGGATCATCGGTCAGCTGTTACTGCGGGCCGTCCGCAAACCGAACTACCTCGACAAAGATACCGTCTCCTCACTGTCCGGCGCTTCCACGGACTATCTGATCGCGTTCGGTATCGCTTCGATCGTGCCGGCTGCGATCGCCGACTACTGGGTCCCGTTGGCCATCCTCTTCGTGCTCGGCACCGGGTACTGCGTCTTCTTCTGCTGTGTCGTTGCACCACGCTTCTTCGGCGAGCACTGGGTGGAGCGGGGTCTTTTCGGATGGGGCTGGGCCACCGCCGCGGTGGCCACCGGTATCGCGTTGCTGAAGATTGTGGATCCAAAGATGAAATCCGGAACGATGAACGAATACGGAGTGGCGTACGTGGGATTCGCCCCGTTCGAAATCGGGATGACGATCATCGCACCAATGGCAGTCATCGCGGGCTGGACAATGGGGTTGGGGGCCGCCTCTCTGGTCCTCGCAGCGGCGATCCTTGCCGCGCCGTGGGTATTCCACTGGTTGCCCCACCACCAGCACTCTTCGCGTGTTTAG
- a CDS encoding alcohol dehydrogenase catalytic domain-containing protein — MRITGAVLEEIGRQRPYTESQPITISELDLDSPGPTEVLVKIEAAGLCHSDLSVVDGNRPRPVPMLLGHEAAGIVVETGSVVDDLEPGERVTMTFLPRCGECDGCRTDGRLPCERGSASNTAGTLLHGTRHLHRQGEVIQHHLGVSGFATYAVVDRASLVKIGNDVPPEIAAVLGCAVLTGGGALLNAVQRDGHESVVVVGLGGVGISALISAVAEDKGDVIAVDALPEKLELAKELGATSVYTPAEVVEQGIKADHALECAGHPKAFETAFAATKPGGRTVTVGLPHPEAKSGIPTAVVTGEARTIIGSYLGSAVPQRDIPTFADWWRSGKLPVEKLISRTIRLDQINEAMEELAEGRAVRQVILFD, encoded by the coding sequence ATGAGAATCACCGGAGCTGTACTCGAAGAAATCGGACGCCAACGCCCCTACACCGAGAGCCAGCCGATCACCATCAGCGAACTCGATCTTGACTCACCGGGGCCTACCGAGGTTCTGGTCAAGATCGAGGCTGCAGGACTGTGCCATTCCGACCTTTCTGTCGTTGACGGTAACCGGCCCCGCCCCGTACCCATGCTGCTCGGTCACGAGGCCGCAGGGATCGTCGTCGAAACCGGTTCTGTGGTCGATGACCTGGAACCGGGTGAACGCGTCACCATGACCTTCCTGCCCCGGTGTGGGGAATGCGACGGCTGCAGAACTGACGGACGTCTGCCCTGTGAACGTGGCTCCGCATCCAATACCGCAGGCACGCTGCTGCACGGCACCCGTCACCTGCACCGCCAGGGCGAGGTCATTCAACACCACCTGGGCGTGTCGGGGTTCGCCACATACGCCGTCGTCGACCGTGCTTCCCTGGTGAAGATCGGCAACGACGTTCCCCCGGAGATCGCGGCGGTGCTCGGGTGCGCCGTCCTGACAGGTGGTGGCGCGCTACTCAACGCCGTCCAGCGCGACGGCCACGAGTCCGTCGTGGTCGTCGGTTTGGGAGGGGTGGGGATTTCCGCCCTGATCTCTGCAGTCGCGGAGGACAAGGGCGACGTCATCGCCGTCGATGCGCTGCCGGAGAAACTGGAACTCGCCAAAGAACTCGGCGCCACATCGGTCTACACTCCTGCTGAGGTCGTGGAGCAGGGCATCAAGGCAGACCATGCTCTGGAATGCGCCGGGCACCCCAAAGCCTTCGAGACAGCCTTCGCTGCGACGAAGCCGGGTGGACGCACCGTCACCGTCGGACTGCCCCACCCTGAGGCAAAATCGGGGATACCGACGGCTGTCGTCACCGGTGAGGCACGCACCATCATCGGCAGCTACCTCGGGTCAGCGGTGCCCCAGCGCGATATCCCCACGTTCGCGGACTGGTGGCGCTCCGGCAAACTGCCGGTGGAGAAACTGATTTCCCGGACCATCCGGCTCGACCAGATCAATGAAGCGATGGAGGAACTCGCAGAGGGACGAGCCGTCCGGCAGGTCATCCTCTTCGACTAG
- a CDS encoding APC family permease, which yields MTDNKTLKKGRLGTPALVFMIIAASAPLTVLAGGAPTTFAVSGLLGLPVGYLVLGAALIIFAVGYCAMSSRVHNAGAFYAYISEGLGPRHGIAAALLALVVYNMLQVGLYGLFGFSLSAALATWTGLSVPWWVAGAAGWIIVALMGVSNVDLSARVLGVLVSLEFLVVLVVMGFALLNSSEGISADSVLPEQFLTPGVGVLLAFSIAAFMGFESGAIYSEESKDPSRTVPRATYIAVSIIALFYALSTWALTMGVGPSSVVDESREYGPDLVFVWLADFSPLLSDVVHLLFVTSILAALVAFHNAAARYFFALGRSGVLPRRLGTPGQNGAPVAGSVTQSAIGVIVVVIFALAGRGSELGELFPVITLFTWFSTAAAFGLVFLLAVTSCAVLVWFRRDHHGFSTFTRVIAPFVSAVSMLIVAILILVNFDIMIGEESPRAMVFIMPGIIIGAGVIGALWSLRFPNETVDMDALPHLPETRSEPRETTTAAP from the coding sequence ATGACCGACAACAAGACTTTGAAGAAGGGGCGCCTCGGCACGCCTGCGCTAGTCTTCATGATCATCGCGGCCTCAGCACCACTCACCGTTCTCGCTGGCGGGGCACCGACCACATTCGCAGTCTCAGGCCTCCTGGGACTTCCCGTGGGCTACCTGGTACTCGGGGCGGCCCTCATCATTTTCGCGGTCGGCTACTGTGCGATGAGCTCCAGGGTGCACAACGCCGGCGCGTTCTACGCCTACATATCCGAAGGCCTCGGCCCGCGCCACGGTATCGCCGCCGCGCTCCTGGCACTGGTCGTCTACAACATGCTGCAAGTCGGACTCTACGGACTTTTCGGGTTCTCACTGTCAGCAGCACTCGCCACCTGGACGGGGCTCAGTGTCCCCTGGTGGGTGGCAGGAGCCGCCGGATGGATCATCGTCGCACTCATGGGGGTTAGCAACGTCGATCTTTCTGCCAGGGTGCTGGGAGTGCTGGTGTCGCTCGAGTTCCTGGTCGTCCTGGTTGTCATGGGCTTCGCACTACTGAACTCATCAGAGGGGATCAGCGCCGACTCCGTCCTGCCTGAGCAGTTCCTGACACCAGGGGTGGGCGTGCTCCTCGCATTCTCCATCGCTGCATTCATGGGCTTCGAGTCCGGCGCCATCTATTCAGAGGAGTCGAAGGACCCGAGCAGGACAGTTCCGCGGGCGACCTATATCGCGGTCAGTATCATAGCGCTCTTCTACGCGTTGTCCACCTGGGCACTCACCATGGGAGTCGGCCCCTCATCGGTCGTCGACGAGTCACGGGAGTACGGCCCCGACCTGGTGTTTGTGTGGCTCGCTGACTTCTCCCCGCTGCTGTCTGACGTTGTCCACCTGCTTTTCGTCACGAGTATTCTCGCCGCCCTGGTCGCATTCCACAACGCGGCAGCGCGCTACTTCTTCGCGCTCGGACGCTCCGGGGTGCTCCCCCGACGTTTAGGAACACCGGGCCAAAACGGAGCACCGGTGGCCGGCTCAGTCACACAATCCGCGATCGGTGTCATCGTTGTCGTCATTTTCGCCCTTGCCGGACGCGGTTCTGAACTAGGAGAGCTTTTCCCGGTCATCACTCTTTTCACGTGGTTCTCGACGGCTGCAGCATTCGGCCTCGTTTTTCTCCTCGCCGTCACCTCATGCGCGGTGCTGGTCTGGTTCCGCCGGGATCACCACGGTTTCAGTACCTTCACCCGGGTCATCGCACCTTTCGTGTCGGCTGTATCCATGCTGATCGTCGCAATCCTCATTCTGGTTAACTTCGACATCATGATCGGCGAGGAGTCTCCCCGAGCAATGGTTTTCATCATGCCCGGCATCATTATCGGCGCAGGAGTCATCGGAGCACTCTGGTCCCTGCGCTTCCCCAATGAGACCGTAGACATGGATGCCCTTCCACATCTCCCAGAGACACGGTCAGAGCCACGGGAGACAACAACCGCGGCGCCGTGA
- a CDS encoding flavin monoamine oxidase family protein, protein MSKKVVVVGAGFAGLVAARELQLAGIDVEVVEARDRIGGRAWTDERMGAKLELGATWVHWHQPHIWSEITRYGQGIYSSPHVDTAYWISAGKVHSGTEEEVDQKRVRAMNRIYDGSREFFPNPYEQLSALEDPDLREKFIEADWKSVFDELSDGEFSQEEIDLTDAYWSGGFIGEPRQGSSLMAKQWAALCDHNMAAVDAQTLGYKLNNGMRGLYDGIARDLKSPVRLSTPVSGVTHTTSGATVMLSSGEKITCDAVIMTVPVGALGTVEFDPPLPEKMSRVVDEKWNSTGAKIWIKVKGHHSIMGMAPQPAPINMLRSEVFTDDSTIIVGFGAYHDKLDLNDPACGQQIIDHWLPELEVIECTGHDWVSDQWSGQAWATPRKGQFTDSWHHFRDTGTRLHFAGSDWANGWRGVCVDGALEMGVSTARNVVHELS, encoded by the coding sequence ATGAGTAAGAAAGTCGTCGTCGTAGGAGCAGGTTTCGCCGGTCTGGTTGCCGCGCGCGAACTGCAACTCGCAGGAATTGACGTGGAAGTGGTCGAAGCTCGCGACCGTATCGGCGGGCGCGCGTGGACCGATGAACGCATGGGCGCGAAGCTGGAGCTCGGCGCCACGTGGGTCCACTGGCACCAACCTCATATCTGGTCGGAGATCACGCGGTACGGCCAAGGAATTTACTCAAGCCCGCACGTAGACACCGCCTACTGGATCAGCGCAGGTAAGGTCCACTCCGGCACCGAAGAAGAAGTCGACCAGAAACGGGTCCGGGCGATGAACCGGATCTACGACGGATCCCGTGAATTCTTCCCTAACCCCTACGAACAGCTCTCTGCACTGGAAGACCCGGACCTCCGGGAAAAGTTCATCGAGGCCGACTGGAAGAGCGTCTTCGACGAGCTCTCCGACGGAGAATTCTCACAGGAAGAGATAGATCTGACGGATGCATACTGGTCCGGTGGATTCATCGGAGAACCGCGACAAGGTTCGTCGTTGATGGCGAAACAATGGGCCGCACTGTGCGACCACAATATGGCTGCAGTGGACGCACAGACTCTCGGGTACAAACTGAACAACGGGATGAGAGGACTCTACGACGGTATCGCCAGAGATCTGAAATCCCCGGTACGACTCTCAACACCAGTCTCCGGAGTCACCCACACGACATCTGGCGCGACAGTCATGCTCTCCAGCGGGGAGAAGATCACCTGTGACGCAGTCATCATGACGGTTCCAGTAGGCGCCCTGGGAACGGTGGAATTCGATCCTCCGCTGCCAGAAAAGATGAGCAGGGTCGTCGACGAGAAATGGAACTCCACCGGGGCGAAGATCTGGATCAAGGTCAAGGGTCATCACAGTATTATGGGCATGGCACCGCAACCGGCCCCGATAAACATGCTGCGTTCCGAGGTGTTCACCGACGACTCCACCATTATCGTAGGATTCGGTGCGTACCATGACAAGCTGGACCTCAATGACCCCGCCTGCGGTCAACAGATCATCGACCACTGGCTCCCCGAACTGGAAGTCATCGAGTGCACCGGACATGACTGGGTCTCCGACCAGTGGAGCGGACAAGCATGGGCGACACCCCGCAAGGGACAGTTCACCGACAGTTGGCATCACTTCCGGGACACCGGCACACGTCTCCACTTCGCCGGATCCGACTGGGCAAACGGGTGGCGTGGTGTCTGCGTTGACGGAGCACTGGAGATGGGCGTGTCGACGGCCCGCAATGTTGTGCACGAGCTCAGCTGA
- a CDS encoding AraC-like ligand-binding domain-containing protein, with the protein MTTGVETTRSHDFMQWTDLITRNFSGIRVSSPSPGFTAQARHLHLGDVELFDMLTDAHTVGHPDVTAVGPVHPPGGEGRGTPMCKLSLQLEGRCVLTQDGRTCELHPGDLALYTGEREYSLEFPGRQRSLVVFFPRSYIQLRDDEIEAVTATPISHDKGLGKVAVPLFRQLAGNLDELRGAHGQSLIRSSLDVLVTVLADHAQRGGSTTTGEATPSAVFHRAVNFIDANLADPELSPGTVARELYVSVRSLHTHFAEQELTVASYIRSRRLSAIHSDLADPQLRGETVQAISARHGLFDASHVSKAFRSEYGESPRAYRTRLHR; encoded by the coding sequence ATGACGACCGGCGTGGAGACAACCCGATCACACGATTTCATGCAGTGGACTGACTTGATTACCCGGAACTTCAGTGGGATCCGCGTGAGCAGCCCGTCGCCGGGGTTCACTGCTCAAGCACGGCACCTGCACCTCGGAGATGTAGAACTCTTCGACATGCTCACCGACGCTCATACCGTCGGTCATCCGGACGTCACCGCCGTAGGGCCGGTGCATCCCCCGGGAGGAGAGGGACGGGGGACCCCCATGTGCAAGCTCAGTCTCCAGTTGGAGGGACGCTGTGTACTGACGCAGGACGGTCGGACGTGTGAACTGCATCCAGGTGATCTCGCTCTCTACACCGGCGAACGCGAGTACAGCCTGGAGTTCCCGGGACGGCAGCGCAGCCTCGTGGTGTTCTTCCCACGGTCCTACATACAACTGAGGGACGACGAGATCGAGGCAGTGACGGCCACCCCGATCTCGCATGACAAGGGGCTCGGGAAGGTTGCCGTCCCGCTGTTCCGGCAGTTGGCGGGAAACCTTGATGAGCTGCGCGGGGCACACGGCCAGTCTCTCATCCGGTCGTCGCTGGACGTCCTGGTCACGGTGCTTGCTGATCATGCTCAGCGAGGCGGCAGTACGACAACGGGAGAAGCCACCCCGTCTGCTGTTTTTCATCGCGCCGTGAATTTCATCGACGCCAACTTGGCGGACCCGGAGCTGTCACCAGGTACCGTCGCACGCGAACTGTATGTCTCAGTCCGCAGCCTCCACACCCACTTCGCCGAACAGGAACTCACCGTCGCCTCGTATATCCGGTCCCGGCGGTTGAGCGCGATCCATTCTGATCTGGCTGACCCGCAATTGCGGGGTGAGACGGTCCAGGCGATCAGCGCCCGTCATGGTCTCTTCGACGCCTCACACGTTTCGAAAGCATTCCGTTCCGAGTACGGCGAGTCACCGCGCGCATACCGCACGCGGTTGCACAGGTGA
- a CDS encoding aldehyde dehydrogenase family protein — MYTDLLDAIGAGSTDGRGIPDPATGDVIGYAPRQSADDLDAAVAAAKTAQPSWDALGHEERSRLLVAAAAVVEERGEDLAQLLTRESGKPLNGPNARMEVAMCSDWLRATARFDIPQDTLVDDEDAHATMSYEPIGVVGAIGPWNWPLMISVWQFAAALRMGNTAVVKPSEYTPLSVLSLVHVINEVLPEGVLQVVSGGREVGARLSEHPDIGKIMFTGSIATGRAIAAASASTLKRLTLELGGNDPAIILDDCDPRAIAEDLFWGAFINTGQTCAAVKRVYAADAIYDELCASLAEIASTVPMGPGVDENNVLGPLQNPAQHRIVSELVEAARTGGAHILTGGDPTDGPGNFYPATIVTDISPDNPLVTEEQFGPALPIVRVKDVDEAVELANSLDVGLGASVWSADRERAVEVARRVRAGTVWINGHAKPDPRIPFGGIKQSGYGLEFGAEGLKAVAVPKVYNG, encoded by the coding sequence ATGTACACAGACCTACTGGACGCCATTGGAGCCGGTTCCACCGATGGGCGGGGGATTCCAGACCCAGCCACCGGTGATGTCATCGGCTATGCGCCCCGCCAATCGGCTGATGACCTGGATGCGGCCGTCGCCGCCGCTAAAACGGCCCAACCGAGCTGGGATGCCCTGGGGCACGAGGAACGTTCGAGACTTCTGGTAGCTGCGGCCGCCGTTGTCGAGGAACGAGGCGAGGACCTTGCTCAACTGCTCACACGGGAGTCGGGCAAACCACTCAACGGGCCGAATGCCCGTATGGAGGTGGCGATGTGCAGCGACTGGCTGCGTGCGACCGCACGTTTCGACATCCCGCAGGATACGCTGGTCGATGACGAAGACGCCCACGCCACGATGTCCTATGAACCGATCGGTGTTGTCGGGGCGATCGGACCATGGAACTGGCCGCTGATGATCTCCGTATGGCAGTTCGCAGCCGCATTACGTATGGGTAATACTGCGGTGGTGAAACCTTCGGAATATACTCCTCTCAGCGTTCTGTCGCTGGTACATGTCATCAACGAGGTGCTTCCCGAGGGCGTTCTGCAGGTGGTCTCCGGCGGCCGCGAGGTCGGAGCACGGCTGAGTGAGCATCCCGACATCGGAAAGATCATGTTCACCGGCTCCATCGCCACCGGTCGCGCGATCGCCGCTGCCAGCGCATCCACCCTCAAACGGCTTACTCTGGAACTCGGCGGTAATGATCCGGCAATCATCCTCGACGACTGTGATCCGCGCGCCATCGCCGAAGACCTCTTCTGGGGAGCGTTCATCAACACCGGGCAGACATGTGCCGCCGTCAAACGTGTCTACGCCGCCGACGCCATCTACGACGAGCTCTGTGCATCACTGGCGGAGATCGCCAGCACGGTTCCGATGGGCCCCGGAGTCGACGAGAATAATGTCCTCGGGCCTCTGCAGAACCCGGCACAGCATCGAATCGTCTCCGAGCTCGTCGAGGCTGCACGCACCGGCGGCGCACACATCCTCACCGGTGGGGACCCGACAGACGGGCCCGGGAACTTCTATCCGGCGACCATCGTCACCGACATCTCCCCGGACAATCCGTTGGTCACCGAAGAACAGTTCGGCCCCGCGCTTCCGATCGTCCGCGTCAAAGACGTCGATGAGGCTGTCGAACTCGCGAACTCACTTGACGTCGGATTGGGCGCATCCGTGTGGTCTGCTGACCGCGAGCGCGCGGTGGAGGTCGCCCGTCGGGTCCGAGCGGGGACGGTCTGGATCAACGGCCACGCGAAACCGGACCCGAGGATACCGTTCGGCGGGATCAAACAGTCCGGTTACGGACTGGAGTTCGGGGCTGAGGGGCTAAAGGCAGTGGCCGTACCGAAGGTGTACAACGGCTGA
- a CDS encoding vWA domain-containing protein: MGHEDAPSGRRSLAHTSHGADIRPVKGGHGVNLVGTVMAAADRGAAVTDGLVAVRAEDLRGSLRRGRESNLIVFVVDTSGSMSARSRVRAVTGAVTSMLTDAYQRRDKVAVIAVNGGNPTLVLPPTSSVDTARRRLDEMPVGGRTPLAEGLLMALDLLEREHRREPGRRALLVVMTDGEDTSDAGTPGLATACRRIVRAGLSGNLVIDCEGRMKVRRELAYSLAEQLDGPCVRLSEMNSGTLRSEVRL; this comes from the coding sequence ATAGGGCATGAGGATGCGCCTAGCGGGCGCCGTTCGCTGGCACATACTTCTCATGGTGCCGACATTCGTCCGGTCAAGGGAGGCCACGGGGTGAACCTGGTTGGCACGGTCATGGCTGCCGCTGACCGAGGCGCAGCCGTGACCGATGGTCTCGTCGCTGTTCGTGCCGAAGACCTGAGGGGGTCGCTGCGCAGGGGACGTGAGTCCAACCTCATCGTATTCGTCGTGGATACGTCAGGGTCGATGTCCGCCCGCTCCCGAGTCCGCGCGGTTACTGGCGCGGTGACCTCGATGCTGACCGATGCCTACCAGCGCCGGGATAAGGTCGCGGTTATTGCCGTCAACGGTGGAAACCCGACACTGGTTCTTCCTCCGACCAGTTCAGTGGATACTGCCCGGCGTCGGCTGGACGAGATGCCTGTCGGGGGACGAACCCCTCTGGCGGAGGGGCTGTTGATGGCCCTGGACCTTCTCGAGCGTGAGCACCGGCGCGAACCTGGGCGTAGGGCACTACTGGTGGTGATGACGGATGGTGAAGACACGTCCGACGCCGGGACCCCGGGACTGGCGACGGCGTGCCGACGTATCGTGCGTGCCGGGTTGTCAGGAAACCTCGTCATCGACTGTGAGGGCAGGATGAAGGTGAGGAGAGAGCTGGCGTACTCGCTGGCAGAACAGCTCGACGGACCATGTGTCAGACTGTCGGAGATGAACTCTGGCACCCTGCGGTCCGAGGTCCGTCTGTGA